The stretch of DNA CTCTTAAAAGGGGAACAATTTTTACCTTGAAGTCGTCCCACTTCTTCGAAAAGAGGTTTGCGGAAGCTGGATGTATTAGCTCGAAGTCGTTCTCGatctaaattatttacttATGTTAGGAAAAAACGATTTTACAAAAGTCTTTTAGAGCTTACCAGGTTATATCCAAAGGATTGAGATAAAATTGGAAACTCTTCAAATACCTCGAGAAGATTGGCATCCGACTTGAGAAAATCGCATCTCCATTGAAATGTGGAGTTCCAGTGGGTTATTACAGACTCGAATGGCTCAATATTAAATTTGAGCCAATTCAAGGCCAACTCGACTTCATCTATTATTTATCAATATATGAAAGTTAACATGTAAGCACTACAAAGGTAAATTACTTACCTTGTATAGGAGGCAATTGCAGATTTGGACACTCGTTTTCCTTAGTTTTCGGAAGAAGTTTTCGGCTTTTCGCACTGCTATACCGGGCTTTAATGTTGTAATAGTGGCTGTACAGTAAGCCGCATGGTTTCTTTCCTTTGATTCTTAAGAAGTATGTGTCCTAAAAagttaccaaaatgttttactttaatatttttaactgtgTTACATTTACTTACAGCCGTCTCAGACTCAAAAAGTTCCGCAATTTGGTTGGCTATGTCCTCCAACAAATTTTGCCTTGCCTTAAACTCTTTTCCGAGTAAATATTCGCATATTAGAGAACTTAAATCTTTTCTTAATTGGGAGCTAAGagttttaagttctgaaaagtGCTTGAGAATTAGCTTCCCTTTTCTGCTTTTTGCTATAATTCGAGGTACGCAAACACTTCTTTCGGGATCCGTAATAGCCTTAACGTCGTccttttaaagaaaacaaatttttagatatgattttaaaaatgcacaaccaacacacacaattttcatttagcgTGCGATTGCATTTACTGCAACTTCTAGAAAAAAAACCGACAAACAAATTTCGACCGCTGACAATATGACGCATTAGAAATTTGGGGGTTGTTTTTGAATATGCATTTGTGCATGCGGtatagatatatatgtatgtgtgtgttctGTTGCATCATCTTTTTGACTCAAACACTGTTtacatatgcacatacatacatatgtatactcttattaattttcttactttGTTTTGCCacatttccaattttttaaaaaattctactgCTGGGCCGACTAGCTCCACAGGAATTTCACCTCGTAGCTGCTCccaagtcaaattttttaaagtttcaatGCTGAATTTTCGTTCTGTTacagatatgtaaattcaatAACTTATTGATATTCAAATTGcacatttatatatgtatgtacttacCAGAAAAAATTCCAGAGAAAGCATCGCCTCCCAGGTCCTTTAATAccgtttccatttttttactttctcacAAACAAATAGTTACTCAAAAACACGTCATTCACTTCCAAGCGTCCGAAAAATTGTGACAAAGGCTAGACAATGCAACTCTTTCTACCCACACCCTTGCCACTGCAACggacgaaaagtagcaaagaagaagaaaaaggtccgacctaatatacacacacattcacttgttttgacctgtcaaccacacacacatacacacatgcattacatatgtatccattaactgcgtcttaaaatttcgtctgactcttccttgtttttagggcaatttcagaacattttttttgctattttgttcaacgttttagggcgatttcgccataaaaagaaggaataacttttggagtcgactcataaaaattcgccctaaaaaacaggaCAAATTtacctttttgaaaaaactaaccctaaaaaatattttccatggcgatttttcgtatatttagggctagccacccgtataataagaaaattttccgtagttttagggcgacctcggttttagggcgacttttctagtatttaggtaaaaatttctatgagtgtatatCTCCAGTTTACCCATGAGTGCCCTTACTACCACCCCTGACAAATGGACATGCGTATGCTTTGGGCTCGTCTAATTGGCCAACATATTGCATTGTTGCAGTGCTTTGTGCTCATAAATCTGTATTTAGCTTTCCTTTCAAGTATTTGTGACATTTTTTGTGCGGCATGTGTGGGGTGAAAACGGGTTTGTCTCGCTTAAAGTGAGTTTGTGTAGGGAATGCTGATCactcttttaattaaatcagaaAAACTTAGTTATAGttgaaaacgaaaagaaaccTAGGGAGGGCTGCATTAATTTGCAGTATCTCGCCGCAGAGCTCTTTAGCGGTTATGTCCAGAGTGGTTAATGGATCATATTTCATATCTGAAATCGACCATCAAAGTTGCACCTTTACCCCGTTATCGCCGACAGATTGGTCATAAAATATCGGAATTCCAGCGATCTTTTTATCGCTGCTGTTGAACCCATAAAGCCCCGGATCATGGAGGTTTTCGGGCTGTCCACGCTTTATTATCGCGCCGGGTCGGATCGGTGGAACCACGCCCCGAAATGCAAACCAATCCAAGCCAGTTTAATAACTTTGTTGCAGCATTACAAAGCAGCGAGTGCCAGATGCCGACACAACGATAGTATAGCCCCCGACCAACGAATTAATCAGGCTTAATTTCCAGCCCTCGACAAAAGAAACAATTATACACAGCGATTAGGAGGAAGGAATGTAAAgggaaaagagaaaaatactgAACATAGAAGACCTACAGTCAAGCTTCTATTCCTTCACCTTCCATTTGAAGAGCTGAATACTGTTTGCTTGAAGATTTGATCATTACCCCATACCGATCATTACCATTATTTGCGTGAGTCAATGCCTTAAATTTTGATGTGCTAAATGGCTGTTTGAGTTACAGAAGTTCGACTGCTGTAACCCAAGACCAcgaattatgaataaaattaaacgcaATTGCTCAAAATGTCTGAAAAGCAAACCAAATTCCCCCGCCAGCTCCCCGTTCGCCCCAGTCATTTCCTGAAGATTCCAGCCGAAGAGGAGACATGATTAAAGCCGCGCACGAAACGCTTTTCACATAAAAGACGCCGCGGAGCGTAAGGCGATCTCGCTAGTTAATCGCGCAGAAAATCTTCATCAGAAATGGACGGCAACCGAAAGCcagaaaaagcaacaaaaagcaTCGCAGTAAAGTTActcaaactaaaataaatacaatcaaAACATGAAGCCTACAACGCAAGCAATAAGTAACAACGACAacacaacgacaacgacaaaaGAGCAAAGCGCGCCGGCAAAACATTACAAGACCTCCATATCTACCTCTCTCTCTTCCTCCACAGCATCAGGCcttggcagcaacaacaacaaatagcATAATCGCAGTGAGTGAGCCGAAGCAACAGCCACCCCACCCGCCCCCTAACAACTCCCCACTAGGCACACAATTTAGATGCGCGGCAATAGATAAACTTAAAGAggcttttatttaaacaaagcgcagcagcagcgcaagAAACGCCAATGAAGCTGCTCAGTCAGGCAGACAGAGAGTAAGATTCAGGGAGCGGATTCAAACATCAGAAGGATGGGgcgctaaaacaaattttttgttatatttttacttattttaaggactttttCAAAACTAGATGTTTCAAATCATTGAATTCTAAATGTCTTTAATATGTTTGAGTAATAggtccctgctcgggcgccactTCATTAGAGTTAAGGTGTTTTTTCTGAAGCAATTTTTCTGTGGAAAATTGCTTTATGATTTCTTATTCGGGCGCCAATTTGATTTAGTATGTTCAATTTTACCTACACAAATCACTGGCCTTTAAGAAatccctgctcgggcgccaccTAACTTTTCCATTATTTCCAGTTCTGGCCTATTCAAAGATCTTTAAGGAATCCCTGCTCAGGCGCCATCTAAATTTTCCATTATTCTGATcttatgtttatttgttgGAAGCTAATATATGATTCTATGTATTTCTAGGAACCTAACTTAAGATGATTGTAAAATCAACAGTTTTCAATGATTCCCACGACCAATCAAGCCAAGATCTCCATTTATCCCCTTTAGATCCTTGAGTTCAGCCCTGTTCCAGCTTTCAGTAGCTAAGTGAACTGAGCTGGGGAATAAGAATGGGGACCCAGAGTTGAAGCCTGATCTCCGAGGCTCTGCCGCTGCTGTCGGACGAAGCGCAAAAATGTATGTAGCTTACAAACGAGCAACATGAGAAGAACAGAAACAGAACAGAGCGCGGATTCGGATTGGTACTCTCTTTCTCGCCCGCTAACAGGATCGATGGCCCTCGTTAGCTTCACCGCTCTCATTGTCAATCTCATAGGACTGCGGTGTTGCCTACTTGGCCATTTAATCGCTGGGTCTGGCGCTTTTAATATAATCCTTACAGATCTGGCTTTTTCTGATCCCATGAAGTGGCAACTCTGTTGAACTGCATTTGCCGCTTTTTGTCGCTGTTTGCGTTTGTATTCGCTGATTTTCGAGCTGATCTTTTAATCGAATCGTAGCAGTTATTATGTTGCGACTGGGGATTGGATGTGGATTGTGGAGACCGTAATTGTTGTGATTTTGCGGCCAGTTTGTCTAATGTCGTTTAGCAAACAATGGACATGGCTGTGTCATAAGTTAACAAAAAACGAATTCGAGCAACAAATATCTAACATGGGTTgcgcaaattaatattttgccATTCGGCTTGCGCAATTTGGTTTTGACGTGTGTTGTGATTGGATTTGATTTTGCTTTGACTGAATTCGATTTCTTGTCTCAAttgaaatttgcataatttattcGTTTGAGAGCGTGCTGCTCTAATTGCAATTAACACGTGACGACAGCGGTAATCATCATTATCACCTCCATCATTATCATCGTCGTCAGTCGGCAGTCAAACTCCCATTCCATTATACCATTTCTCGATTCCCGACTTCGTTCCACTTGTCGACAGTTTGGAGAGAAAAATCAATAACAGGCATGtggaaattgtatttaattgacAGTTAAATGGTTTTCAACTCGCCATGGAAATCGATTGGGCTTGGCCCGCAGATGCCATTGGGGTTGTTGGGGGTTAAAAGAAGGGGGTTTACCAAGGGGTGGTGCGTAACAGCCAATTAGcagtggaaaagttttcgaGGAAAATTAATAAGTAGGAAATACCGAACATGCCAGGGGAGGGCCACTGATTTGTCAGTTTAAAACGATAAGGtggtttacaaataaatggtggaatacttataaaaaatttacgaCATTTAAGGGTTATTAAAAACGGGTGAAAATCAGAgtgtttaaaattactaatgAACAAAACACTAAGAacgtataattaaaaaatattaatgcatgagaaatttgtatatttaaacaGTTTTTATATTCAAGAGTAGTACCCTATTTTTTCCTGTTCTCAGATACCATTTATTTCTCTTTAGAattgtaaaccattttttcaAAGAAGTGCATGTCTTGTGGTTTGCTTTAGAATATAACCCTTTTCCTATACTCTTTCCTACACTTACCTATccattcaatttcaattcccCCAGCGAATAGGACccaatgcaaataaataaaacgcgACATTTGAACTGAACTGACAATCACCTAATTACATGCACAAAcactggcacacacacacactgtaaTTGAAGTGCGAGGAGTGCGGCGACACAAAGAGCGAGACGGCAAATGGCAGGGGGGGAGTGGGGTAATTGCAAGGCGATGGTCTGTCATCAGTTGCTCGTGttctttgttgttgtcgttgcaGAACGCTTAAGCAAATAGCATTAAATAAAAGGTTAATAAATAGCACAAAGCACACATTGCGGTCGAGCGAGAGAGCGAGACAGACTGACACAATATGGCCGACAAGGCTGACGTGTGTGTTGCCGAGAGGGAGAGGGAAAGCtcgcctgtgtgtgtgagcaAGCAGTTTGTAACGCCTGTTTATTTATGTACGAGGCAAAGAGAGGGAAGGAGAGGGGGCTCTTTGGCGGGTCCTTTCAATTTAACCGTCGCTCCTCCATGCAAATGTCAATTGTCAGTTGTTGTtgatttaagtttatttgGTACAACAATCAACTAATTACGGCTTGTTAAATTGCAGCCATTGAAATGACCGTTTAAACCATTCAATTTCAATCGCATGCAATTTACCAATTCCccctcgctctctctctatctctcttgCGGTCTCCGTCTTGCCTCTCTGTCATGTGACATGTGtgtggatttttatttgatttattcccGATAATGTCCAGAGCGATGGTCATCGTACGTCCACTATGATAGGATTTTAAATGAGGACTTTTTGACTCGATATCGGAAGGATGCAAAATTTAGCCAAATCCCTCGTTTTATAGAAatcattgcatactttaaggCGACAGACAGTGTGAAATTTCAAAGGATCCCGTTAAAATCACTGTGTTCATCCGATCGATATGAAATTTGGCATGTTGATGTGAATTGTAAAGACAATGGTTTTCtctttacaacatttttatttcaatgaaGCTATAactaaatgtcaaaataagtGTGATTATAAAGTGGAATATATTGATATTACTAAAGTTATAAGTTTTTAAGTATCACTACCTtgtgaaatatatattatagatTGCACAGCATAAAACTACGGTGGTAAGGGGATATTGAGCAGCTTTCACCTTAGAAATTACCGTAACGCCTACGATCTGTGGACCATCATCGATAGGATCTATAGGCCAGGAAAACCGAAAcgaaaagcaacaaaagcatCGACGCCTCTGCAATTTGTTGTACACGAAATGCAATTTGCTTAAAATTTATCGCAATTTAATCATCAACATGGAAATATGCCCCCAAAGCGGTCGAGGGAGTGAGATGGAGAGCCCGGGGCCAGAACGAGACGGTGCGAGTGCAACAAAACTATTAACGCCAAACGATCGAGATGCCGGCTAAGATCTCTCTCTGCGTCCCCGAAGAAGGGGCTTCAGTGCTCTTTCCACCTGCTCCCACCAAACGCTTCAGGCCAAATTCGCGATGGCAAATGTTTTCATTCATGGCAGTCGCGAAATACATGCAAAAGGAGTCGAATGGCAAATGGCCTATACATGTAAAAGacgttaattttaattgcaaagcTAATTTAGAGATGTTAATGACTTAATCCATTCTGCAAAACAGTTAGTTTTTTAACAAAGATTAGCCAGGAGTGCccatggttatatttaaaatgcatttataatttttagaaaaaccatttatttaaaagattttatatcATTGGAAACAATTTTGAGAAAGCCGCTTTAcgctttaaatataattattaatatcttCCATTACACTTAATACAACTAATATACTACACCAATACCCTGTAATGGCAAAGTTTGCGAGAAACAAAAGGTCAAGCGACCCAGCCAGGAAGAAGCAGAAAAGGCCAGGGGATCAGGgagaagaaaagaaagaagaggAGTTCCAAGAGGCCACAAGCgggaaaatttgcatttttgccACATTTAACGGtttttgttactttttttggCGCAAAACAACCGCTTCATTGCATTCAAAATTGATTTGTTCATGACGAACTCATTTCGTTGGGGGTCGTTGGGGGGGAGGGTAGGTAATGGGTAACAGTCAGTCCCAGACGACGACTTATGGCTGCTGCTAACCCCTCCTGGGACGAAATAACTGCGATGAAAGCGGCTCAAACGGACACCGGCAATTAACCAACAAATTTGCCCACACTTAACGCTTAATTGGATGGGGTCAGCGCAGTAAAAATGCTGAAAAACACAGTGTCTGC from Drosophila takahashii strain IR98-3 E-12201 chromosome 2R, DtakHiC1v2, whole genome shotgun sequence encodes:
- the LOC138912450 gene encoding uncharacterized protein; amino-acid sequence: MWQNKDDVKAITDPERSVCVPRIIAKSRKGKLILKHFSELKTLSSQLRKDLSSLICEYLLGKEFKARQNLLEDIANQIAELFESETADTYFLRIKGKKPCGLLYSHYYNIKARYSSAKSRKLLPKTKENECPNLQLPPIQDEVELALNWLKFNIEPFESVITHWNSTFQWRCDFLKSDANLLEVFEEFPILSQSFGYNLIENDFELIHPASANLFSKKWDDFKVKIVPLLRGKVKELQTINLLKSLENNSEDIQSTLLWLAIHAVLVPTTRTKKDGGSKSAKLTIEDSRSRFLVWKATVGELQTHLKALTENYYTGKQKLQPFICAVGSTPYDLDRSRVRASQALMDISI